One stretch of Pseudomonas fluorescens Q2-87 DNA includes these proteins:
- a CDS encoding amino acid ABC transporter permease, whose translation MAIESSVGAPLAWPRRHIGKLLLLAAALLWLLYIAPQSPVLKALLQWSPALIAGFGQNVLISLLAIGLGSVAGVLVGAMVLSPLRLLRLPARIWVQVFRNAPWLVLIYFTTYVFPFEIRIGSGYVSFPDWVKVTLGLALPASANVAEIFRGAIASIPSTQWEAARSLAFTRGQIFRSIILPQCFKRMLPPWMNLYAVITMGTALASLVGVHDVIDTAQIASNTVNLTGFTVVIYLSLLVLFFAYCYPISRLTQHLERRYAFY comes from the coding sequence ATGGCCATTGAATCTTCCGTGGGCGCGCCGCTGGCCTGGCCGCGCCGGCATATCGGCAAATTGCTGTTGCTGGCCGCCGCGCTGCTCTGGCTGCTGTACATCGCCCCGCAAAGCCCGGTGCTCAAGGCCTTGTTGCAATGGAGTCCGGCGCTGATCGCCGGGTTTGGCCAGAACGTTCTCATCAGCCTGCTGGCCATCGGGCTGGGTTCGGTGGCTGGCGTGCTGGTGGGCGCCATGGTCCTGTCGCCCCTGCGCCTGTTGCGTTTGCCGGCGCGGATCTGGGTGCAGGTTTTCCGCAACGCGCCCTGGCTGGTGCTGATTTATTTCACCACCTATGTGTTCCCGTTCGAGATCCGTATCGGCAGCGGCTATGTCTCGTTCCCGGACTGGGTCAAGGTCACGCTCGGGCTGGCACTGCCGGCCAGCGCCAATGTCGCGGAAATCTTCCGTGGCGCCATTGCGTCGATCCCCAGCACCCAATGGGAAGCCGCGCGCTCTCTGGCGTTTACCCGCGGGCAGATTTTCCGCTCGATCATCCTGCCGCAGTGCTTCAAGCGCATGTTGCCGCCCTGGATGAACCTTTACGCAGTCATCACCATGGGCACCGCATTGGCCTCACTGGTGGGCGTGCATGACGTGATCGACACCGCGCAGATCGCCAGCAACACGGTGAACCTGACGGGCTTCACGGTGGTGATCTACCTGAGCCTGCTGGTGCTGTTCTTTGCCTACTGCTATCCGATTTCCCGCCTCACCCAGCATTTGGAGCGACGCTATGCCTTCTACTGA
- a CDS encoding amino acid ABC transporter ATP-binding protein, producing MPSTETVAEPLVSLRDLHLSFGSNPVLKGIDLDVHRGQAVSIIGPSGSGKSTILRCITGLLQPQRGSIRVGATEVHTLTQEAQRIELRKRVGFVFQQYNLFPHLSVLENLVIAPRKVLGRNRSDAERDARALLAKVRMEHKADAYPGQLSGGQQQRVAIARALAMRPELILFDEVTSALDPETVGEVLTVIRELTEEGMTCVLVTHEMRFAEEISDIVYFTENGVIVEHGSAARIFQHPASERTREFLRHALGDPGRRPPIANDPYLLTNLSRYSLSV from the coding sequence ATGCCTTCTACTGAAACCGTCGCCGAACCTTTGGTCAGCCTGCGCGACCTGCATTTGTCGTTTGGCAGCAACCCGGTGCTCAAGGGCATCGACCTGGACGTCCACCGTGGCCAGGCTGTGTCGATCATCGGCCCGTCCGGCTCGGGCAAGTCGACGATCCTGCGCTGCATCACCGGCCTGTTGCAGCCCCAGCGCGGCAGCATTCGCGTCGGCGCAACCGAAGTCCACACCCTGACCCAGGAAGCCCAGCGCATCGAACTGCGCAAGCGCGTGGGGTTTGTGTTCCAGCAATACAACCTGTTCCCGCATTTGTCGGTGTTGGAGAACCTGGTCATCGCGCCGCGCAAGGTCCTGGGGCGCAACCGCAGTGACGCCGAGCGAGACGCCCGCGCCTTGTTGGCCAAGGTGCGCATGGAGCACAAGGCCGACGCTTATCCGGGCCAGCTCTCGGGCGGTCAGCAGCAGCGGGTGGCGATTGCCCGGGCGCTGGCGATGCGCCCGGAGCTGATCCTGTTCGATGAGGTGACCTCGGCCCTGGATCCGGAAACCGTCGGCGAGGTGCTCACGGTGATCCGCGAGCTGACCGAAGAGGGCATGACCTGCGTGCTGGTGACCCACGAAATGCGTTTCGCCGAAGAAATCAGCGACATCGTCTATTTCACCGAGAACGGGGTGATCGTCGAGCATGGCAGTGCCGCGCGGATTTTCCAGCACCCGGCCAGTGAGCGCACCCGAGAATTCTTGCGGCATGCGCTGGGCGACCCTGGCCGTCGGCCGCCCATCGCCAACGACCCCTACCTGCTGACCAACCTGAGTCGCTACAGCCTGTCCGTCTGA
- a CDS encoding amino acid ABC transporter permease gives MSHGLQWFVQWSAGLGLNYSFLLDAYQRGTLEQGALTTLLLCLLTIVGSLLAGVGLAAMLTSGTPWLAKPARVFVEVTRNTPTLVQLYCAFLVLNMLLTQAVGAANPLTPFAWVVIVISLHKGAFHAEALRAGIEAVPAVTLEAASSLAFSRRQLLWNVQLPLALRFALPALINNLIDLVKMTAVASAIAVGDITYAAIMIWTQSDNVLELMILILSFFGLLSFIVNCVGRFLEARLRMPGYGH, from the coding sequence ATGAGTCATGGGTTGCAATGGTTCGTCCAATGGAGCGCCGGACTCGGCCTGAACTACAGCTTTTTGCTCGATGCCTATCAGCGCGGGACCCTGGAGCAGGGCGCGTTGACCACACTGCTGCTGTGCCTGTTGACCATCGTCGGCAGCCTGCTGGCAGGTGTCGGCCTGGCGGCGATGCTGACCTCGGGCACGCCCTGGTTGGCGAAGCCCGCCCGAGTATTCGTCGAAGTCACCCGCAACACGCCGACCCTGGTGCAGCTGTATTGCGCATTCCTGGTACTGAACATGCTCCTGACCCAGGCGGTAGGCGCGGCCAACCCGCTGACGCCGTTTGCCTGGGTGGTGATCGTGATCTCGCTGCACAAGGGCGCGTTCCACGCCGAAGCCTTGCGTGCCGGCATCGAGGCCGTCCCCGCGGTAACCCTGGAGGCGGCCAGCTCATTGGCATTCAGCCGTCGCCAGTTGCTGTGGAACGTGCAGCTGCCGCTGGCCCTGCGGTTCGCCTTGCCGGCGCTGATCAACAATCTCATTGATCTGGTGAAGATGACCGCCGTGGCCTCGGCCATTGCCGTGGGGGACATCACCTACGCCGCCATCATGATCTGGACCCAGAGCGATAACGTGCTGGAACTGATGATCCTGATCCTGTCGTTTTTCGGCCTGCTGAGTTTCATCGTCAATTGCGTGGGGCGCTTCCTGGAAGCGCGCCTGAGGATGCCCGGTTATGGCCATTGA
- the metC gene encoding cystathionine beta-lyase, producing MSQTITPGQLQQWLFDGQEIALFDVREHGQYGEAHLFFGVNLPYSRLELEALRLAPNLQVRLVIYDQDGGGLAERAVLRLEALGYASVHSLAGGAQGWQAAGHQLFAGVHVPSKAFGEKVEEARHTPHVTARQLAQWQARGEPLVILDGRPFEEYRKMTIPGSICCPNGELGYRVHDLVPNEQTPIVVNCAGRTRSIIGAQTLIDLGLKNPVYALENGTQGWYLEDFQLEHGSDRRYADEVSQSSLPTQRLAAARLAERAGAPTVAAAQVEQWAREARRSLFLCDVRTAEEFVAGTLPGAQHTPGGQLIQSTDLYIGVRQARVVLFDSDGVRAPIIAGWLRQLGHEAYALAQGVDSGLALPAAKLVLPEALPLISAQALADALKDEAVALIDLRPSMAYRKAHIAGARWSIRPLLARALAGERRPVVLVADDPRLAALAALEWPEASFSVLDGGFDAWRGAGFAVREGAGTLADEQCIDFLFFTHDRHAGNKDAARQYLAWEIGLLAQMNDDEIASLKPLHPPHRKPAGERVRTRLVHGARPENGNGARSVNVPVSRLSTVLFDNLAQMRDARSRRDSERVLTYGARGNPTAFVLEDLVTELEGGYRTRLFGTGLAAVAQTFLAYLRPGDHVLITDAVYSPVRRLARDFLEAFGIEVSYFAPDGSDLPGRLQANTKMVYTEVPGSLLYELCDLPAIAALCKPRGILLAADNTWGSGVLYRPLELGADISIMALTKYLSGHSDVVMGSVCTRQQAWPALAAMSDTFGNTVSPDDAYLVLRGACTLLPRLDLHERQALEVAQWLQAQPQVKRVFHPAFPEHPGHALWQRDFKGSNGLLSFELREADDAYLERFIDALQLFGLGASWGGYESLVTVAETRDRDRTEDRALNPVVRLHIGLEDVDALVEDLHNGFAVADAAP from the coding sequence ATGAGCCAGACCATAACGCCCGGGCAATTGCAGCAGTGGTTGTTCGACGGGCAAGAAATCGCCCTGTTTGATGTGCGCGAGCACGGCCAGTACGGCGAAGCCCACCTGTTTTTCGGGGTGAACCTGCCTTACAGCCGTCTGGAGCTGGAGGCCCTTCGCCTGGCGCCAAACCTCCAGGTTCGGTTGGTGATTTATGACCAGGATGGCGGCGGCCTGGCTGAGCGCGCGGTCCTGCGCCTGGAAGCGCTGGGGTATGCCAGCGTGCACAGCCTGGCCGGTGGCGCGCAGGGTTGGCAGGCTGCCGGTCATCAGCTGTTCGCCGGTGTGCATGTACCGTCCAAGGCGTTTGGCGAGAAGGTCGAGGAGGCCCGGCACACGCCGCATGTCACCGCCCGCCAACTGGCCCAATGGCAAGCCCGGGGCGAACCGCTGGTGATCCTCGACGGCCGACCGTTCGAGGAGTACCGCAAGATGACCATTCCCGGTTCGATCTGCTGCCCCAACGGCGAGCTGGGTTATCGCGTGCACGACCTGGTGCCGAACGAGCAGACGCCCATCGTGGTGAACTGCGCCGGTCGAACCCGCAGCATCATCGGCGCCCAGACGCTGATCGACCTGGGGCTGAAGAACCCGGTCTATGCCCTGGAAAACGGCACGCAGGGCTGGTATTTGGAAGACTTCCAGCTGGAGCATGGCAGCGACCGTCGGTACGCCGATGAAGTGTCGCAAAGCAGCCTGCCGACGCAGCGCCTCGCGGCAGCGCGTTTGGCTGAGCGCGCCGGTGCGCCGACTGTTGCGGCAGCGCAGGTCGAACAGTGGGCGAGGGAGGCGCGGCGCAGCCTGTTCCTCTGTGATGTGCGCACCGCCGAGGAATTCGTCGCCGGCACGTTGCCGGGGGCGCAACACACGCCGGGCGGGCAGCTGATTCAGTCCACCGATCTTTACATCGGTGTGCGCCAGGCCCGCGTGGTGCTGTTTGACAGTGACGGTGTACGGGCACCGATCATCGCCGGCTGGCTGCGGCAGTTGGGGCATGAAGCCTATGCATTGGCGCAAGGCGTGGACAGTGGCCTGGCGTTGCCGGCTGCGAAGCTCGTCTTGCCTGAAGCGCTGCCCCTGATCAGCGCCCAGGCCTTGGCCGATGCGCTGAAGGATGAGGCGGTTGCATTGATCGACCTGCGTCCGAGCATGGCCTACCGCAAAGCTCATATAGCAGGGGCTCGCTGGTCGATCCGACCGCTGTTGGCTCGTGCCCTGGCAGGTGAGCGACGTCCCGTGGTGCTGGTGGCGGACGATCCCCGGCTGGCCGCATTGGCCGCGCTGGAATGGCCCGAGGCGTCGTTCAGCGTGCTGGACGGCGGATTTGATGCCTGGCGTGGGGCAGGGTTCGCGGTGCGGGAAGGGGCTGGCACGCTGGCGGACGAACAATGCATCGACTTCCTGTTCTTCACCCATGATCGCCACGCTGGAAACAAGGATGCAGCGCGACAGTATCTGGCCTGGGAGATCGGCTTGCTGGCGCAGATGAACGACGACGAAATAGCCAGCCTCAAGCCCTTGCATCCGCCCCATCGCAAGCCTGCCGGCGAGCGAGTCCGCACCCGCCTGGTCCATGGGGCGCGGCCCGAGAACGGCAACGGCGCGCGGTCAGTCAATGTACCGGTCAGCCGTCTGAGCACGGTGCTGTTCGACAACCTGGCGCAAATGCGCGACGCCCGCTCACGGCGCGACAGCGAGCGAGTGCTGACCTATGGCGCACGGGGCAATCCCACCGCGTTTGTCCTGGAAGATCTGGTCACTGAATTGGAGGGCGGCTACCGCACCCGCTTGTTCGGCACGGGGCTGGCGGCGGTGGCACAAACGTTCCTGGCCTATTTGCGCCCCGGCGACCACGTGTTGATTACCGATGCGGTGTATTCGCCGGTACGGCGCCTGGCGCGGGACTTTCTCGAAGCCTTCGGCATCGAAGTCAGCTACTTCGCCCCCGATGGCAGCGACTTGCCCGGGCGACTGCAAGCCAACACCAAAATGGTCTACACCGAAGTCCCCGGTTCGTTGCTCTACGAACTCTGCGACCTGCCGGCCATCGCCGCCCTCTGCAAGCCGCGCGGCATCCTGTTGGCGGCGGACAATACCTGGGGATCGGGTGTGCTGTACCGGCCACTGGAGTTGGGCGCGGACATCTCGATCATGGCGCTGACCAAATACCTCAGCGGCCACAGCGACGTGGTCATGGGCAGCGTCTGTACCCGCCAGCAAGCCTGGCCGGCCTTGGCGGCCATGAGCGACACCTTCGGCAACACGGTGAGCCCGGACGACGCCTACCTGGTACTGCGCGGCGCCTGTACGCTGTTGCCACGCTTGGATTTACACGAGCGCCAGGCATTGGAAGTCGCCCAATGGCTACAGGCGCAACCGCAGGTGAAGCGGGTGTTTCATCCGGCGTTTCCCGAGCATCCCGGCCATGCGCTGTGGCAGCGGGATTTCAAAGGCAGTAACGGATTGCTGTCCTTCGAGCTTCGCGAAGCCGACGATGCATACCTCGAGCGCTTCATCGATGCGTTGCAGCTGTTTGGGTTGGGGGCTTCCTGGGGCGGCTATGAAAGCCTGGTGACCGTCGCCGAGACCAGGGATCGTGACAGGACCGAGGACCGGGCGTTAAATCCTGTGGTGCGGCTGCATATCGGCTTGGAGGATGTCGACGCGTTGGTT
- a CDS encoding transporter substrate-binding domain-containing protein: protein MTAFFSVRTLASWCLAGAAVCAASLAQADATLDKIEQRHAISVGVMLSGSPFGTIDPKSGEHLGYNVELAKGIGQALGVETQTVSVLAPNRVQFLQQGKVDILIANMQFTEERAEILDYVPTPYEEVGGAALIRKGAGITQWADLKGKPVCVSQGSNFIKPLQETYGAQIKAFRSQSESLLSLRGNGCVAAVHVSPTMHALLSEAEWQDFELPLPEDLIPSNSVIWLRKGEHDTQAKLDAIVRDWHRSGWLLELGERTGMAPSQALRDLHEQYRNAAPLAVQP from the coding sequence ATGACTGCATTTTTTTCCGTTAGAACCCTGGCCTCGTGGTGCCTGGCAGGCGCCGCCGTTTGCGCTGCCAGCCTGGCCCAGGCCGATGCAACGCTGGACAAGATCGAACAGCGCCACGCCATCAGCGTCGGGGTGATGCTCAGTGGTTCGCCATTCGGCACGATCGATCCCAAGAGCGGCGAACACCTGGGCTACAACGTCGAGCTGGCCAAGGGCATCGGCCAGGCGCTGGGGGTCGAGACGCAAACGGTGTCGGTGCTGGCGCCGAACCGTGTGCAATTCCTTCAGCAGGGCAAGGTCGACATTCTGATCGCCAACATGCAGTTCACCGAGGAGCGCGCAGAGATCCTCGATTACGTGCCGACGCCTTATGAAGAAGTGGGCGGGGCCGCGTTGATCCGCAAGGGCGCCGGCATTACCCAGTGGGCCGATCTCAAGGGGAAACCGGTCTGTGTGTCCCAGGGCAGTAATTTCATCAAGCCGTTGCAGGAAACCTACGGCGCGCAGATCAAGGCGTTTCGCAGTCAGTCCGAATCGCTGTTGTCGCTGCGCGGCAATGGCTGCGTGGCGGCGGTGCACGTAAGCCCGACGATGCACGCCTTGCTGAGCGAAGCCGAATGGCAGGACTTTGAACTGCCGCTGCCGGAAGATTTGATTCCGTCCAATTCAGTGATCTGGCTGCGCAAGGGCGAGCACGACACCCAGGCCAAACTCGACGCCATCGTGCGCGATTGGCATCGCAGCGGCTGGCTGCTCGAATTGGGCGAGCGCACCGGCATGGCGCCGTCCCAGGCCTTGCGTGATTTGCACGAGCAATACCGCAACGCCGCGCCGCTGGCCGTTCAGCCATGA
- a CDS encoding FAD-binding oxidoreductase produces the protein MSQSLWATLQALLGADHVQSSEDAAPYLTDKQGRYVGHVLAAVHPGTTEEVAAVVRACAAQSTPIVVQGGNTGLMGGATPDASGRAVLLLLDRMNRVRAVDTDNDTLTVEAGCILHTIQEVARDAGRLFPLSLGAEGSCTLGGNLGTNAGGTAVLRYGNARELTLGLEVVTAQGEIWNGLRGLRKDNTGYDLRDLFIGSEGTLGIITAATLKLFPQPRAQVTALLAFDSLEQAVALLSHARSGFGANLTAFELLSAECLALLREQFPEGPRPFLGARQPWFALLELSDNHSEGHARETFEQVLGEAFEQALLADALIAESLAQSQAFWQLRENMSEAQKRAGRNMKHDISVPISQVVAFVTHTDALLQQHYPGVRFYTFGHLGDGNLHYNVAHPLDATVDAHMANYAALSQQVHDSAHAHGGSISAEHGIGQRKVGVLGRYKSEVELDLMRRIKQALDPHNVLNPGKVLQGGQP, from the coding sequence ATGAGCCAATCGTTGTGGGCGACCCTGCAAGCATTGCTTGGCGCCGACCATGTGCAGAGCAGCGAGGATGCTGCGCCGTACCTGACCGACAAGCAGGGCCGTTATGTCGGACACGTGCTCGCCGCCGTGCACCCGGGCACAACCGAAGAAGTCGCGGCAGTGGTCCGCGCCTGTGCGGCGCAAAGTACGCCGATCGTGGTGCAGGGCGGTAACACCGGATTGATGGGCGGCGCCACCCCGGACGCCAGCGGCCGCGCCGTATTGCTGCTGCTCGATCGGATGAATCGCGTGCGTGCGGTGGACACCGACAACGACACCCTGACCGTCGAGGCCGGTTGCATCCTGCACACAATCCAGGAAGTGGCCCGTGACGCCGGTCGCCTGTTCCCCTTGAGCCTCGGCGCCGAAGGCAGCTGCACCCTCGGCGGCAACCTGGGCACCAACGCCGGCGGCACCGCCGTGCTGCGCTATGGTAATGCCCGTGAGCTGACCCTGGGCCTGGAGGTGGTCACCGCCCAAGGCGAGATATGGAACGGCCTGCGGGGTTTGCGCAAGGACAATACCGGTTACGACCTGCGGGACCTGTTCATTGGCAGCGAAGGCACGTTGGGCATTATCACGGCGGCGACCCTGAAACTCTTTCCGCAGCCCCGGGCCCAGGTCACGGCATTGCTGGCTTTCGACTCGTTGGAACAGGCCGTGGCTTTGCTGTCCCATGCCCGCAGCGGTTTTGGCGCCAACCTGACCGCGTTCGAGCTGCTCAGTGCCGAGTGCCTGGCGTTGTTGCGCGAGCAGTTCCCTGAAGGGCCGCGACCTTTTCTCGGCGCGCGCCAGCCGTGGTTCGCGCTGTTGGAACTGTCGGATAACCACAGTGAGGGGCATGCGCGGGAAACCTTCGAACAGGTCCTGGGCGAAGCCTTCGAGCAAGCCCTGCTGGCCGATGCGCTGATCGCCGAAAGCCTGGCCCAGAGCCAAGCGTTCTGGCAGTTGCGCGAGAACATGAGCGAGGCGCAAAAGCGTGCCGGTCGGAACATGAAACACGACATTTCGGTACCGATTTCACAGGTCGTGGCGTTCGTTACCCATACCGATGCGCTGTTGCAGCAGCATTACCCGGGGGTGCGGTTCTACACCTTCGGTCATCTGGGCGACGGCAACCTGCATTACAACGTCGCCCATCCGCTGGACGCCACGGTGGACGCACACATGGCGAATTACGCCGCACTCAGCCAACAGGTACATGACAGTGCCCACGCCCACGGCGGTTCGATCAGTGCCGAGCATGGCATCGGCCAGCGCAAGGTGGGCGTGCTGGGGCGCTATAAAAGCGAAGTGGAGCTGGACCTGATGCGCCGCATCAAGCAAGCCTTGGACCCGCACAACGTGCTCAACCCGGGCAAGGTCCTGCAAGGAGGCCAGCCATGA
- a CDS encoding aminotransferase class I/II-fold pyridoxal phosphate-dependent enzyme, whose amino-acid sequence MTLRLSKRVQRVSLSANAAAKSRAMALRDAGRAILDLTTGEPDFDTPDHIKQAAYAAIAAGATKYTPTPGVKALRTAIQRKLGQENRLDYPLESIVIANGAKQIIFNAFAATLDDGDEVLVPAPYWPSFPDSVRINGGEPVFIECGLEQGCKLTAQALEPHIGERTRWLILNGPGNPSGAVYSEAELRALAEVLRRHQQVLVLLDELYEHIRFDGSQAFSLLNVAPDLQPRCLLVGGVSKTYAMTGWRIGFGAGPQTLVEAMTVVQSQSTSGASSVGQAAALAAFEGGLDFLSAQVAAYRQRRDLLVEALSRVDGLQVLEPQGGFFVFVRCAGLLGRYRPDGQRLDTDGDVVAYLLEEGVAGVAGSAYGLSPWFRLSIATATETVREAGHRIAHACAQLRGEP is encoded by the coding sequence ATGACGCTTCGCCTGTCCAAGCGCGTGCAACGCGTCTCGCTGTCAGCCAATGCCGCCGCCAAATCCCGTGCCATGGCCTTGCGGGATGCCGGCCGTGCGATCCTCGACCTGACCACCGGCGAGCCGGATTTCGACACCCCCGATCACATCAAGCAGGCTGCCTACGCCGCCATTGCCGCCGGGGCTACCAAGTACACCCCGACGCCGGGCGTGAAGGCGTTGCGCACCGCGATACAACGCAAGCTCGGCCAGGAGAATCGCCTGGACTATCCGCTGGAATCCATCGTGATTGCCAACGGCGCCAAGCAGATCATTTTCAATGCCTTCGCCGCGACGCTCGATGACGGTGACGAGGTGCTGGTGCCCGCACCGTATTGGCCGTCCTTTCCGGACAGCGTGCGCATCAATGGCGGTGAGCCGGTATTCATCGAATGCGGGCTGGAGCAAGGCTGCAAGCTGACGGCGCAGGCGCTTGAGCCACACATCGGCGAGCGCACCCGCTGGTTGATCCTCAACGGCCCCGGCAACCCCAGCGGCGCGGTGTACAGCGAGGCCGAGCTTCGCGCTCTAGCCGAGGTGCTTCGGCGCCATCAGCAGGTGCTGGTCCTGCTGGACGAGCTCTACGAACACATCCGCTTCGATGGCTCCCAGGCCTTCAGCCTGCTCAATGTCGCGCCGGATTTGCAGCCACGCTGCCTGCTGGTGGGCGGAGTCTCCAAGACCTACGCCATGACCGGCTGGCGCATTGGCTTCGGTGCCGGGCCGCAGACGTTGGTCGAGGCCATGACCGTGGTGCAATCGCAATCCACCTCCGGCGCTTCTTCGGTCGGGCAAGCTGCCGCGTTGGCAGCGTTCGAGGGTGGCTTGGATTTTCTGTCGGCGCAGGTCGCCGCCTACCGTCAGCGCCGGGATCTGTTGGTGGAGGCCTTGAGCCGTGTCGATGGGCTGCAAGTGCTTGAGCCCCAAGGCGGCTTTTTTGTTTTCGTGCGCTGTGCCGGGTTGCTCGGGCGCTACCGCCCGGACGGCCAGCGACTGGACACCGATGGGGATGTTGTCGCGTATCTGCTCGAAGAAGGCGTCGCGGGTGTGGCGGGCAGCGCCTATGGCTTGTCGCCGTGGTTTCGCCTGTCGATTGCCACGGCCACCGAGACCGTTCGTGAGGCCGGGCACCGTATTGCTCACGCCTGCGCTCAACTGAGGGGCGAGCCATGA
- a CDS encoding transporter substrate-binding domain-containing protein codes for MLLERSPVKRLLPVMLGALISLSAVNIARADATLDKIEQRHELVVGVLLSGGPFGGIDPATQKPRGLNVDLAEELGRQLGATVQLVPVLPANRVQFLQQGKVDLLVANMEWTAERGDILGFVPTPFYRVGGTAAVLKDSKISRWEDLKGQPVCTSQGSSYIKPLTELGAEIKAFKSSSESLLALRGNNCVAAVHDATLINPLIAENAEWQGYRALDPELNPAPSVIWTRKGESDTQARLDPIIKQLHRSGWLIEAQTRNRITPASPALVELQKQFQANGA; via the coding sequence ATGTTGCTCGAGCGCTCACCCGTAAAACGATTGCTGCCTGTCATGTTGGGCGCCTTGATCTCGCTATCGGCCGTCAACATCGCGCGTGCCGATGCCACCCTGGACAAGATCGAGCAGCGCCATGAGTTGGTGGTCGGTGTGCTGCTCTCGGGCGGACCCTTCGGCGGCATCGATCCCGCGACCCAGAAACCTCGCGGCTTGAACGTTGACCTCGCTGAAGAACTCGGTCGGCAGCTGGGCGCCACGGTGCAACTGGTGCCGGTATTGCCCGCCAACCGCGTGCAATTCCTGCAACAAGGCAAAGTCGATCTGCTGGTTGCCAACATGGAATGGACAGCGGAGCGCGGCGACATCCTCGGGTTCGTGCCCACGCCGTTCTACCGCGTCGGTGGCACGGCGGCCGTGCTCAAGGACAGCAAGATCAGTCGTTGGGAGGACCTGAAGGGCCAACCGGTGTGCACCTCCCAGGGCAGCAGCTACATCAAGCCGCTCACCGAGCTGGGCGCAGAGATCAAGGCTTTCAAGAGCTCCTCGGAATCGCTATTGGCCCTGCGGGGCAACAACTGCGTCGCGGCGGTGCATGACGCCACCTTGATCAATCCGCTGATCGCCGAGAACGCCGAATGGCAGGGCTACCGCGCCCTCGACCCGGAGTTGAACCCGGCGCCTTCGGTGATCTGGACCCGCAAGGGCGAAAGCGATACCCAGGCCCGACTCGATCCGATCATCAAGCAATTGCACCGCAGCGGCTGGCTGATCGAAGCGCAGACCCGCAACCGCATCACGCCCGCGTCACCGGCCCTGGTGGAATTGCAGAAGCAGTTCCAGGCCAACGGCGCCTGA
- a CDS encoding LysR substrate-binding domain-containing protein, whose amino-acid sequence MSTLDLELLRTFIAVVDHHSFAEAGAQLSRTQSSVTQHMQRLEQQVGVSLFEKRGRQKQLTEAGQQLLRHARQMLSLNDDILGSLRESSLSGVLRIGSPHDIADTILPPILSHIARSAPRLRLEIDVGRSPFLMDDLHRGKVDMIISTRQDPSLEGFALRTSPVWWICSAQYIHNPGEPLPLILVDEPSIYRRYALEALERANIPWRQAYLASNLIGIKAATRAGLGVTPRSMEMLGPDMRVLGENDGLPRLPDVTYHLWIRPNTLNPLVRRAYELIRNSQGHGS is encoded by the coding sequence ATGTCGACCCTGGATCTCGAGTTACTGCGCACGTTCATCGCCGTGGTCGATCACCACAGCTTTGCCGAAGCTGGCGCGCAGCTTTCCCGTACACAATCATCGGTGACCCAGCACATGCAACGGCTGGAACAACAGGTGGGCGTGAGCCTGTTCGAAAAACGCGGGCGACAGAAACAGCTCACGGAAGCCGGCCAGCAATTGCTGCGCCACGCCCGGCAGATGCTGTCGCTCAACGATGACATTCTCGGTTCCCTGCGCGAAAGCAGCCTGAGCGGCGTGCTGCGCATCGGCTCGCCCCATGATATCGCCGACACCATTCTGCCGCCGATTCTCAGCCATATCGCCCGTTCGGCCCCGCGCCTGCGCCTGGAAATCGATGTGGGCCGCAGCCCGTTCCTGATGGACGACCTGCACCGAGGCAAGGTCGACATGATCATTTCCACCCGCCAGGACCCGAGCCTGGAAGGCTTTGCCTTGCGTACGTCGCCGGTGTGGTGGATCTGCTCGGCCCAGTACATTCACAACCCTGGCGAGCCTTTGCCGCTGATCCTGGTGGACGAACCGAGTATTTATCGGCGCTATGCCCTGGAGGCCCTTGAGCGCGCGAATATCCCGTGGCGCCAGGCGTACCTGGCGTCGAACCTGATCGGCATCAAGGCCGCCACGCGCGCCGGCCTGGGGGTCACGCCGCGAAGCATGGAGATGCTCGGCCCGGACATGCGCGTACTGGGCGAGAACGATGGCTTGCCGCGATTACCGGACGTGACCTATCACTTGTGGATCCGGCCGAACACGCTCAATCCGCTGGTGCGCCGGGCGTATGAGCTGATCCGCAATAGTCAGGGGCACGGCAGCTGA